In Prochlorococcus marinus str. MIT 1214, one DNA window encodes the following:
- a CDS encoding ferredoxin:protochlorophyllide reductase (ATP-dependent) subunit B encodes MELTLWTYEGPPHIGAMRIATSMKKLHYVLHAPQGDTYADLLFTMIERRGSRPPVTYTTFQARDLGGDTAELVKGHIKEAVDRFKPETLLVGESCTAELIQDQPGSLAKGMGFDIPIVSLELPAYSKKENWGGSETFYQIVRTLLKDHSNESKHTWQEEKRRPRVNLLGPTLLGFRCRDDVLEIQKLLGQYGIDVNVVAPLGASPADILRIPNADVNVCLYPEIAESTCIWLERNLNIPFTTTVPLGVGATQDFLKELHEVLEMEIPQSVNESNNSKLTWYSNSVDSNYLTGKRVFIFGDGTHALAAARIANEELGFKVVGLGTYSREMARKVRPAAKALGLEPLITNDYLEVEDAIKETSPELVLGTQMERHSAKRLGIPCAVISTPMHVQDVPARYSPQMGWEGANVIFDDWVHPLMMGLEEHLIGMFKHDFEFVDGHQSHLGHLGGKGNQNKNKDAMKTNLQDSVIKDGDPIWTHEGEKELSKIPFFVRGKVKRNTENYARQAGCREINEETLYDAKAHYKA; translated from the coding sequence ATGGAACTAACTCTCTGGACATACGAAGGACCTCCTCATATTGGAGCGATGAGGATTGCTACGTCTATGAAAAAATTACATTATGTTTTACATGCTCCTCAAGGGGATACTTACGCTGACCTTCTTTTCACGATGATTGAACGCCGCGGAAGCAGACCACCAGTAACTTATACAACTTTTCAAGCTAGAGATTTAGGTGGTGATACAGCAGAACTTGTAAAAGGACATATAAAGGAAGCCGTAGACAGATTTAAGCCAGAGACTCTTTTAGTTGGCGAAAGTTGTACAGCTGAATTAATTCAAGATCAGCCTGGATCATTGGCAAAAGGTATGGGCTTTGATATCCCAATTGTCAGCCTCGAATTACCTGCGTATAGCAAAAAGGAAAACTGGGGCGGATCTGAGACCTTTTATCAAATCGTAAGAACTTTACTCAAAGATCACTCTAATGAATCCAAACATACGTGGCAGGAAGAGAAAAGAAGACCGAGAGTAAATTTACTTGGCCCAACTTTGCTTGGCTTTAGATGTAGAGATGATGTTTTGGAAATACAAAAATTACTTGGTCAGTACGGGATAGATGTCAATGTTGTAGCGCCCTTAGGAGCATCACCCGCAGATATATTGCGAATCCCGAATGCTGATGTGAATGTTTGCCTCTATCCAGAAATAGCGGAATCAACTTGTATTTGGCTTGAAAGAAATTTAAATATTCCTTTTACAACAACAGTTCCTCTTGGCGTCGGAGCAACTCAGGATTTTCTAAAAGAATTACACGAAGTTTTAGAGATGGAAATCCCGCAATCAGTAAACGAATCTAATAATTCAAAATTAACATGGTACTCGAATTCAGTTGATTCCAATTACTTAACAGGAAAAAGAGTCTTTATTTTTGGGGACGGAACACATGCCCTCGCGGCAGCAAGAATTGCTAATGAGGAACTTGGTTTTAAAGTTGTGGGCCTAGGAACTTATAGTCGTGAAATGGCTAGGAAAGTTCGTCCAGCTGCTAAGGCACTTGGTTTAGAGCCACTGATAACCAATGACTACTTGGAAGTAGAAGATGCGATAAAAGAAACCTCTCCAGAGCTAGTCCTTGGGACACAAATGGAGCGACATAGTGCAAAAAGACTTGGCATTCCATGTGCTGTAATCAGTACCCCAATGCATGTACAGGATGTACCTGCTCGATATAGCCCCCAAATGGGATGGGAGGGTGCAAATGTCATTTTTGATGACTGGGTTCATCCATTAATGATGGGACTTGAGGAACATTTAATTGGAATGTTTAAGCATGACTTTGAATTCGTTGACGGTCATCAAAGTCATCTAGGACATTTAGGTGGGAAAGGAAATCAAAATAAAAATAAAGATGCTATGAAAACAAACTTACAAGATTCAGTAATTAAAGACGGTGATCCTATCTGGACACATGAAGGTGAAAAAGAACTTTCGAAAATACCATTTTTTGTGAGAGGTAAGGTAAAAAGAAACACAGAGAATTATGCTCGCCAGGCAGGGTGCAGAGAAATCAACGAAGAAACTCTTTACGACGCTAAGGCTCATTATAAAGCCTAA